Proteins co-encoded in one Lasioglossum baleicum chromosome 3, iyLasBale1, whole genome shotgun sequence genomic window:
- the LOC143207500 gene encoding microsomal glutathione S-transferase 1-like, with protein sequence MAVNMFGIEPEVFRIFSYWTAIVFFKMVAVIFMTIRYRFLKMIFLNPDDPPYVKGGKVTPDPDIDRVRRCHLNDLENIPPWFIVTFLWLTTNPSAQLAGILIRTFVISRIVHTFSYAVVSKQPHRLVSYAVGLTVTVFQALCILIYYS encoded by the exons ATGGCTGTGAACATGTTTGGGATCGAGCCGGAAGTTTTCCGGATTTTCAGCTATTGGACTGcaatagttttttttaaaatggtagCAGTGATATTCATGACTATCCGTTACAGATTTTTAAAGATG ATCTTTCTGAATCCTGATGATCCTCCTTATGTGAAAGGAGGAAAAGTTACGCCAGATCCAGATATCGATCGTGTGCGCAGATGCCATTTGAATGATCTAGAAAATATTCCACCTTGGTTCATAGTAACCTTTTTGTGGTTGACTACAAATCCATCTGCCCAGTTGGCTGGAATTTTAATCAGGACTTTTGTGATTTCGAGGATTGTTCACACATTTTCGTACGCTGTGGTCTCTAAGCAACCACACAGATTAGTCTCTTACGCAGTTGGCCTCACCGTTACAGTGTTCCAAGCActttgtattttaatatattactCCTAA
- the LOC143207026 gene encoding microsomal glutathione S-transferase 1-like, which translates to MAVNMFGIEPEVFRIFGFWASIVSLKMVAVVFMTIRHRFSKRIFMNPDDAPHMKGAKVSDDPDIARVRRCHLNDLENIPLWFIVTFLWLTTNPSAWLAGILIRTFVISRIVHTLSYAVVSKQPHRAISFMTGLAVTIFQAISTLIYYF; encoded by the exons ATGGCTGTGAATATGTTTGGAATCGAGCCGGAAGTTTTCCGTATTTTCGGCTTTTGGGCCTCAATAGTTTCTTTGAAAATGGTAGCAGTGGTATTCATGACTATCCGTCACAGATTTTCAAAGAGG ATCTTTATGAATCCTGATGATGCTCCTCACATGAAAGGAGCAAAAGTTTCGGACGATCCAGATATCGCTCGTGTGCGCAGATGCCATTTGAATGATCTAGAAAACATTCCACTTTGGTTCATAGTAACCTTCTTGTGGTTAACTACAAACCCATCTGCTTGGTTGGCTGGAATTTTAATCAGGACCTTTGTGATTTCGAGGATTGTTCACACATTATCGTATGCTGTGGTCTCTAAGCAACCACATAGAGCAATATCTTTCATGACTGGCCTAGCCGTTACGATATTCCAAGCAATTAGTACTTTAATATATTACTTTTAA